One window of the Sparus aurata chromosome 7, fSpaAur1.1, whole genome shotgun sequence genome contains the following:
- the slc26a10 gene encoding solute carrier family 26 member 10 codes for MSASVAVYRNIYTEDRFKQAYGSEQDGSGGSRLREKLAGRCRCSRRACLHLLRQRVPILSWLPRYRPKKWILGDTIAGLTVGILHIPQGMAFALLTSVAPIFGLYTSFFPVVLYMFFGTGRHVSTGTFAVVSLMTGSVVEQLVPTPLGMNSSSSAVAEFEAQRIGVASAVALLSGIIMLCMFGLQLGFLSTYLSEPIVKAFTSAAAFHVTVSQLQSMLGLRLPRHTGTFSLFKTLASVLENLPHTNMAELLISLLCLVVLVPVKEINMRYRQRLRTPIPVEILTVIIATGVAYASSLDSTYNIEIVGHIPAGFPKPRMPALHTFPEIAGDTVAITFVGYAVSVSLAMIYADKHGYSIHPNQELLAHGVSNTVSSFFTCFPSSATLATTNILESAGGHTQLSGLFTSLVVLIVLLLIGPLFYFLPKAVLACINVTSLRQMFLQFQDLPELWRISKMDFMVWVVTWLSVVVLNVDLGLAIGVVFSMMTVICRTQRAGCSVLGRASNTEIYRPLENHSKCYEVPGVKILTYNGPIYYGNRNFFREEMSRLLGLTPEKIRSREKARKALEKRERESTVNTVERGIANTSFSSENEFFKSETSESEVQAVLIDCSSVIFVDVAGARLFTQMCTECQKAGVHVYLANCNESVLKILTSSGLMNYMNPQHIFVTVHDAVTYIQQQKEKPPENTTTVWV; via the exons ATGAGCGCTTCTGTGGCCGTGTACAGAAACATTTACACCGAGGACCGCTTCAAGCAGGCCTACGGCTCCGAGCAGGACGGCAGCGGAGGCTCGCGGCTCCGGGAGAAGCTCGCCGGGAGGTGCAGGTGTTCGAGGCGAGCCTGCCTTCACCTGCTGAGGCAGAGGGTGCCCATCCTCAGCTGGCTGCCCAGATACAGACCGAAGAAATGGATTTTAGGAGATACCATCGCGGGACTGACAGTTGGGATTCTTCACATCCCGCAGG GCATGGCCTTTGCTTTACTCACATCCGTGGCACCAATATTTGGCCTTTACACGTCCTTCTTCCCTGTGGTCCTCTATATGTTTTTTGGCACAGGTCGACACGTGTCCACAG GTACCTTTGCTGTGGTAAGTCTGATGACGGGCTCTGTGGTGGAGCAGCTGGTTCCCACTCCTCTGGGGATGAACTCCAGTTCGTCTGCTGTGGCTGAGTTTGAGGCCCAGAGGATTGGAGTGGCCTCAGCTGTAGCGCTCCTCTCAGGAATTATTATG CTCTGCATGTTCGGTCTTCAGCTGGGCTTCCTTTCCACCTATCTGTCAGAGCCAATTGTGAAGGCTTTCACCAGTGCTGCTGCCTTCCATGTTACCGTCTCACAGCTGCAAAGCATGCTGGGGCTGCGGCTTCCCCGCCACACTGGGACCTTCTCCCTCTTCAAG ACTCTAGCGTCGGTGTTGGAGAACCTGCCTCACACCAACATGGCCGAGCTGCTGATCtccttgttgtgtttggttgtCCTGGTACCAGTGAAAGAAATCAACATGCGTTACCGGCAGCGCCTGCGGACACCTATCCCAGTGGAGATCCTCACG GTGATCATTGCTACAGGGGTGGCATACGCCTCCTCGCTGGATTCCACTTACAACATTGAGATAGTTGGCCACATCCCAGCTGG ATTCCCGAAGCCACGGATGCCTGCCTTGCACACGTTCCCTGAAATCGCAGGAGACACAGTGGCCATCACATTTGTGGGTTACGCTGTGTCGGTCTCACTGGCGATGATCTACGCTGATAAACATGGCTACTCCATACATCCCAACCAG GAGCTGCTGGCTCACGGAGTCTCCAACACAGTGTCCTCTTTCTTCACCTGCTTCCCCAGCTCAGCCACTCTGGCCACCACTAACATACTGGAGAGTGCTGGAGGACACACGCAG CTCTCCGGTCTGTTCACCAGTCTAGTTGTTCTGATTGTCCTGCTGCTGATTGGACCACTGTTCTACTTCCTACCAAAG GCAGTACTGGCATGCATCAATGTCACCAGCCTCAGGCAGATGTTCTTGCAGTTCCAGGACTTACCTGAGCTGTGGAGAATCAGCAAGATGGACTTT aTGGTCTGGGTGGTGACCTGGCTGTCTGTAGTGGTTCTTAACGTGGACCTTGGCCTCGCCATTGGGGTGGTGTTCTCTATGATGACCGTCATCTGTCGCACACAAAG GGCTGGTTGTTCAGTGCTTGGTCGGGCCAGCAACACAGAAATATACAGACCTCTGGAGAACCACAGCAAG TGCTATGAGGTGCCTGGAGTGAAGATCCTGACTTATAACGGGCCTATTTATTATGGCAACCGCAACTTCTTCAGGGAAGAGATGAGCAGGCTGCTGGGCCTGACGCCAGAGAAGATCCGCAGCCGGGAGAAGGCCAGGAAAGCCCTGGAGAAACGGGAGAGAGAGTCCACCGTCAACACTGTG GAGAGAGGCATTGCAAACACATCGTTTTCTTCCGAAAATGAGTTCTTTAAATCTG AAACATCTGAGAGTGAAGTTCAGGCAGTGTTAATCGACTGCAGCAGCGTGATATTCGTCGACGTTGCTGGAGCGAGACTCTTCACACAG ATGTGTACTGAATGCCAGAAAGCTGGAGTTCACGTGTATCTGGCAAACTGCAACG agagcgtcctgaAGATCCTCACGTCAAGCGGTCTAATGAACTACATGAACCCTCAACATATCTTCGTCACCGTGCATGATGCCGTGACGTACATTCAACAGCAGAAG GAAAAACCTCCAGAGAACACCACGACTGTTTGGGTGTGA
- the b4galnt1a gene encoding beta-1,4 N-acetylgalactosaminyltransferase 1a isoform X2, whose product MEDGTKQRQIRQMRITCKKCLGPMLLIGLTLLTLFYAWSPGTSSVVDVRPRQGNQLQKLLDETNQGIISGHHNDIAYHIKEDVASRLALNTCVCLADKDTLHLPFSNLLFSRAWAHNVSQAFLESHPDPEAAKSRRAQEYNSFQRRSYSPADELIIAEASSPLQYPTQGVKVRPLKTIIIPGLGLKEETRSNHVVYLTATLGTFDVAATVDRVDVKGEGAKHMTLSSPVLSALNRQLQFVTYTNTVFHPKTADTVRFATEAHQSFFSIKIGHATIPKLYNSGTQKEYNISALVTIATKTFLRYDKLKDLIDSIRQYYPTVTIVIADDNKQPQPVTGPHIEHYIMPFGKGWFAGRNLAVSQVTTKYVLWADDDFIFTANTKLERMVDILERTTLDLVGGAVREVTGYTATYRHTISVEEGGEQGDCLHIRNGYHHVIEGFPNCVVADAVINFFMGRTNKVLQVGFDPRLSRRGHLEFFIDGLGSLHIGSCSDIIVSHASKIQVPWSKTESQKAYEKFRYSLSSAETNISDEIFYFKNRFKCMTSH is encoded by the exons ATGGAGGATGGAACAAAACAGCGTCAGATACGCCAG ATGCGTATCACCTGTAAGAAGTGTCTTGGACCTATGTTGCTCATTGGACTAACACTGCTCACCCTCTTTTATGCATGGAGCCCTGGGACCAGCTCAGTAGTTGATGTGCGGCCGAGACAGGGAAATCAATTGCAAAAACTCCTCGATGAGACGAATCAAGGCATCATTAGTGGCCATCACAATGACATCGCTTACCACATCAAAGAGGATGTGGCTAG TCGTTTGGCTCTGaatacatgtgtgtgtctggctgACAAGGACACCCTTCACCTGCCTTTCTCCAATCTGCTGTTTTCACGCGCGTGGGCCCACAACGTTTCTCAGGCATTCTTAGAGTCCCATCCTGATCCAGAGGCTGCTAAGAGTCGCAGAGCTCAGGAGTACAACAGCTTTCAGAGGAG GTCCTACAGTCCTGCAGATGAGCTCATCATAGCTGAAGCCAGCAGCCCTCTTCAGTATCCCACCCAGGGCGTGAAGGTGCGACCCCTCAAAACCATCATTATTCCTG GTTTGGGTCTTAAAGAAGAAACAAGATCAAACCATGTG GTATATTTGACAGCAACACTCGGGACTTTCGATGTTGCTGCTACAGTGGACAGGGTCGATGTTAAAGGGGAGGGAGCGAAGCACATGACACTGTCGAGTCCTGTTCTGTCCGCTCTGAACAGGCAGCTGCAGTTCGTCACCTATACAAACACTGTTTTCCACCCCAAGACAGCAGACACAG TTCGGTTTGCAACTGAGGCTCACCAGTCATTTTTCAGCATTAAGATTGGACATGCGACCATCCCGAAACTTTACAACTCCGGAACCCAAAAAG AGTACAATATCAGTGCACTTGTTACCATCGCGACCAAGACCTTCCTACGCTATGACAAGCTCAAAGATCTCATTGACAGCATACGTCAGTATTATCCCACTGTGACCATAGTGATAGCAGATGATAATAAACAGCCTCAGCCAGTGACCGGGCCGCACATTGAACATTACATCATGCCATTTGGAAAG GGTTGGTTTGCAGGAAGAAACCTGGCAGTGTCTCAAGTGACCACCAAGTATGTGCTCTGGGCGGATGACGACTTTATCTTCACTGCAAACACCAAGTTGGAGAGGATGGTGGATATCCTAGAGAGAACCACTCTGGATCTG GTTGGTGGTGCGGTGAGGGAGGTGACTGGTTACACTGCAACATACCGTCACACCATATCAGTGGAGGAAGGGGGAGAGCAGGGCGACTGCTTGCATATAAGAAATGGCTACCACCACGTCATCGAGGGGTTTCCCAACTGTGTGGTAGCTGATGCCGTCATAAACTTCTTCATGGGGAGGACAAACAAGGTGCTGCAGGTGGGCTTTGACCCTCGCCTGTCACGAAGGGGTCATCTGG AGTTCTTCATCGACGGTCTGGGCTCCCTCCACATTGGCTCCTGCAGTGACATCATTGTAAGCCACGCGTCAAAGATCCAAGTACCCTGGAGTAAAACTGAGTCTCAAAAGGCCTACGAGAAATTCCGTTACTCACTTTCTAGTGCAGAAACTAACATTAGCGATGAAATCTTCTATTTCAAGAACAGGTTCAAGTGCATGACCAGTCACTGA
- the b4galnt1a gene encoding beta-1,4 N-acetylgalactosaminyltransferase 1a isoform X1, with amino-acid sequence MRKKKKNSSPESDSAVTRIRSCWKIFNPGKTAKMRITCKKCLGPMLLIGLTLLTLFYAWSPGTSSVVDVRPRQGNQLQKLLDETNQGIISGHHNDIAYHIKEDVASRLALNTCVCLADKDTLHLPFSNLLFSRAWAHNVSQAFLESHPDPEAAKSRRAQEYNSFQRRSYSPADELIIAEASSPLQYPTQGVKVRPLKTIIIPGLGLKEETRSNHVVYLTATLGTFDVAATVDRVDVKGEGAKHMTLSSPVLSALNRQLQFVTYTNTVFHPKTADTVRFATEAHQSFFSIKIGHATIPKLYNSGTQKEYNISALVTIATKTFLRYDKLKDLIDSIRQYYPTVTIVIADDNKQPQPVTGPHIEHYIMPFGKGWFAGRNLAVSQVTTKYVLWADDDFIFTANTKLERMVDILERTTLDLVGGAVREVTGYTATYRHTISVEEGGEQGDCLHIRNGYHHVIEGFPNCVVADAVINFFMGRTNKVLQVGFDPRLSRRGHLEFFIDGLGSLHIGSCSDIIVSHASKIQVPWSKTESQKAYEKFRYSLSSAETNISDEIFYFKNRFKCMTSH; translated from the exons atgcgcaaaaaaaaaaaaaactcctcccCAGAATCGGACTCAGCTGTCACACGAATCCGAAGTTGCTGGAAAATATTTAACCCAGGAAAAACAGCCAAA ATGCGTATCACCTGTAAGAAGTGTCTTGGACCTATGTTGCTCATTGGACTAACACTGCTCACCCTCTTTTATGCATGGAGCCCTGGGACCAGCTCAGTAGTTGATGTGCGGCCGAGACAGGGAAATCAATTGCAAAAACTCCTCGATGAGACGAATCAAGGCATCATTAGTGGCCATCACAATGACATCGCTTACCACATCAAAGAGGATGTGGCTAG TCGTTTGGCTCTGaatacatgtgtgtgtctggctgACAAGGACACCCTTCACCTGCCTTTCTCCAATCTGCTGTTTTCACGCGCGTGGGCCCACAACGTTTCTCAGGCATTCTTAGAGTCCCATCCTGATCCAGAGGCTGCTAAGAGTCGCAGAGCTCAGGAGTACAACAGCTTTCAGAGGAG GTCCTACAGTCCTGCAGATGAGCTCATCATAGCTGAAGCCAGCAGCCCTCTTCAGTATCCCACCCAGGGCGTGAAGGTGCGACCCCTCAAAACCATCATTATTCCTG GTTTGGGTCTTAAAGAAGAAACAAGATCAAACCATGTG GTATATTTGACAGCAACACTCGGGACTTTCGATGTTGCTGCTACAGTGGACAGGGTCGATGTTAAAGGGGAGGGAGCGAAGCACATGACACTGTCGAGTCCTGTTCTGTCCGCTCTGAACAGGCAGCTGCAGTTCGTCACCTATACAAACACTGTTTTCCACCCCAAGACAGCAGACACAG TTCGGTTTGCAACTGAGGCTCACCAGTCATTTTTCAGCATTAAGATTGGACATGCGACCATCCCGAAACTTTACAACTCCGGAACCCAAAAAG AGTACAATATCAGTGCACTTGTTACCATCGCGACCAAGACCTTCCTACGCTATGACAAGCTCAAAGATCTCATTGACAGCATACGTCAGTATTATCCCACTGTGACCATAGTGATAGCAGATGATAATAAACAGCCTCAGCCAGTGACCGGGCCGCACATTGAACATTACATCATGCCATTTGGAAAG GGTTGGTTTGCAGGAAGAAACCTGGCAGTGTCTCAAGTGACCACCAAGTATGTGCTCTGGGCGGATGACGACTTTATCTTCACTGCAAACACCAAGTTGGAGAGGATGGTGGATATCCTAGAGAGAACCACTCTGGATCTG GTTGGTGGTGCGGTGAGGGAGGTGACTGGTTACACTGCAACATACCGTCACACCATATCAGTGGAGGAAGGGGGAGAGCAGGGCGACTGCTTGCATATAAGAAATGGCTACCACCACGTCATCGAGGGGTTTCCCAACTGTGTGGTAGCTGATGCCGTCATAAACTTCTTCATGGGGAGGACAAACAAGGTGCTGCAGGTGGGCTTTGACCCTCGCCTGTCACGAAGGGGTCATCTGG AGTTCTTCATCGACGGTCTGGGCTCCCTCCACATTGGCTCCTGCAGTGACATCATTGTAAGCCACGCGTCAAAGATCCAAGTACCCTGGAGTAAAACTGAGTCTCAAAAGGCCTACGAGAAATTCCGTTACTCACTTTCTAGTGCAGAAACTAACATTAGCGATGAAATCTTCTATTTCAAGAACAGGTTCAAGTGCATGACCAGTCACTGA
- the b4galnt1a gene encoding beta-1,4 N-acetylgalactosaminyltransferase 1a isoform X3 yields the protein MRITCKKCLGPMLLIGLTLLTLFYAWSPGTSSVVDVRPRQGNQLQKLLDETNQGIISGHHNDIAYHIKEDVASRLALNTCVCLADKDTLHLPFSNLLFSRAWAHNVSQAFLESHPDPEAAKSRRAQEYNSFQRRSYSPADELIIAEASSPLQYPTQGVKVRPLKTIIIPGLGLKEETRSNHVVYLTATLGTFDVAATVDRVDVKGEGAKHMTLSSPVLSALNRQLQFVTYTNTVFHPKTADTVRFATEAHQSFFSIKIGHATIPKLYNSGTQKEYNISALVTIATKTFLRYDKLKDLIDSIRQYYPTVTIVIADDNKQPQPVTGPHIEHYIMPFGKGWFAGRNLAVSQVTTKYVLWADDDFIFTANTKLERMVDILERTTLDLVGGAVREVTGYTATYRHTISVEEGGEQGDCLHIRNGYHHVIEGFPNCVVADAVINFFMGRTNKVLQVGFDPRLSRRGHLEFFIDGLGSLHIGSCSDIIVSHASKIQVPWSKTESQKAYEKFRYSLSSAETNISDEIFYFKNRFKCMTSH from the exons ATGCGTATCACCTGTAAGAAGTGTCTTGGACCTATGTTGCTCATTGGACTAACACTGCTCACCCTCTTTTATGCATGGAGCCCTGGGACCAGCTCAGTAGTTGATGTGCGGCCGAGACAGGGAAATCAATTGCAAAAACTCCTCGATGAGACGAATCAAGGCATCATTAGTGGCCATCACAATGACATCGCTTACCACATCAAAGAGGATGTGGCTAG TCGTTTGGCTCTGaatacatgtgtgtgtctggctgACAAGGACACCCTTCACCTGCCTTTCTCCAATCTGCTGTTTTCACGCGCGTGGGCCCACAACGTTTCTCAGGCATTCTTAGAGTCCCATCCTGATCCAGAGGCTGCTAAGAGTCGCAGAGCTCAGGAGTACAACAGCTTTCAGAGGAG GTCCTACAGTCCTGCAGATGAGCTCATCATAGCTGAAGCCAGCAGCCCTCTTCAGTATCCCACCCAGGGCGTGAAGGTGCGACCCCTCAAAACCATCATTATTCCTG GTTTGGGTCTTAAAGAAGAAACAAGATCAAACCATGTG GTATATTTGACAGCAACACTCGGGACTTTCGATGTTGCTGCTACAGTGGACAGGGTCGATGTTAAAGGGGAGGGAGCGAAGCACATGACACTGTCGAGTCCTGTTCTGTCCGCTCTGAACAGGCAGCTGCAGTTCGTCACCTATACAAACACTGTTTTCCACCCCAAGACAGCAGACACAG TTCGGTTTGCAACTGAGGCTCACCAGTCATTTTTCAGCATTAAGATTGGACATGCGACCATCCCGAAACTTTACAACTCCGGAACCCAAAAAG AGTACAATATCAGTGCACTTGTTACCATCGCGACCAAGACCTTCCTACGCTATGACAAGCTCAAAGATCTCATTGACAGCATACGTCAGTATTATCCCACTGTGACCATAGTGATAGCAGATGATAATAAACAGCCTCAGCCAGTGACCGGGCCGCACATTGAACATTACATCATGCCATTTGGAAAG GGTTGGTTTGCAGGAAGAAACCTGGCAGTGTCTCAAGTGACCACCAAGTATGTGCTCTGGGCGGATGACGACTTTATCTTCACTGCAAACACCAAGTTGGAGAGGATGGTGGATATCCTAGAGAGAACCACTCTGGATCTG GTTGGTGGTGCGGTGAGGGAGGTGACTGGTTACACTGCAACATACCGTCACACCATATCAGTGGAGGAAGGGGGAGAGCAGGGCGACTGCTTGCATATAAGAAATGGCTACCACCACGTCATCGAGGGGTTTCCCAACTGTGTGGTAGCTGATGCCGTCATAAACTTCTTCATGGGGAGGACAAACAAGGTGCTGCAGGTGGGCTTTGACCCTCGCCTGTCACGAAGGGGTCATCTGG AGTTCTTCATCGACGGTCTGGGCTCCCTCCACATTGGCTCCTGCAGTGACATCATTGTAAGCCACGCGTCAAAGATCCAAGTACCCTGGAGTAAAACTGAGTCTCAAAAGGCCTACGAGAAATTCCGTTACTCACTTTCTAGTGCAGAAACTAACATTAGCGATGAAATCTTCTATTTCAAGAACAGGTTCAAGTGCATGACCAGTCACTGA